In Pyxidicoccus xibeiensis, the following proteins share a genomic window:
- a CDS encoding ATPase domain-containing protein: MTDSSPPQVERLPTGISGLDTVLLGGFRKGRTYMLMGLPGVGKTILANQMCFHHATRGGRVLYITLLAESHTELVGNLGSLSYFDSALLPRSITYLSAFSTLEQGGLEALSELIRKETKSQKASLVVLDGLVAAEELAPSPQALKKFVHGIQVVTNLVGCTTLLLTSGSGQGFRAEHTMVDGLLVLKQRTFGPRVVRELTVRKFRGSDYLLGKHSYEITGDGIVLYPRLETLVGTTPPANPRPGVRCALGVPGLDEMLSGGLPAGSTTLLLGPPGGGKTLLGLSFLAEGVRQGERGHYFAFYDSPERMLAQTAGVGMELEPLIQRGDLEVSYRPPTENILDKLGAELLRAIRERGVRRLFLDGYDALQKAAIRRSRVARFLAALVNECRMRGVTLVYSVETPVAFGPEVSFPLRGVSMVAENILFLRLVELRSRLRRFVSILKVRNSQYDHSLRELLITEKGLAVGESFADAQQLMTGLARLPPAEAGDSQRTGERRRE, from the coding sequence ATGACCGACAGCAGTCCCCCCCAGGTGGAGCGGCTCCCGACGGGCATCTCCGGACTCGACACGGTGCTGCTCGGCGGCTTCCGCAAGGGCCGCACCTACATGTTGATGGGCCTGCCGGGCGTGGGGAAGACCATCCTCGCCAACCAGATGTGCTTCCACCACGCCACCCGGGGCGGCCGGGTGCTCTACATCACCCTGCTCGCCGAGTCGCACACGGAGCTGGTCGGCAACCTGGGCTCGCTCAGCTACTTCGACAGCGCCCTGCTCCCGCGCTCCATCACCTACCTGAGCGCCTTCAGCACGCTGGAGCAGGGGGGGCTGGAGGCCCTGTCCGAGCTCATCCGCAAGGAGACGAAGTCGCAGAAGGCGTCACTGGTCGTGCTCGACGGCCTGGTGGCCGCCGAGGAGCTGGCGCCCTCTCCCCAGGCCCTCAAGAAGTTCGTCCATGGCATCCAGGTGGTGACGAACCTGGTGGGCTGCACCACGCTGCTGCTCACCTCGGGCTCGGGCCAGGGCTTCCGGGCCGAGCACACCATGGTGGATGGCCTGCTGGTGCTGAAGCAGCGCACGTTCGGCCCCCGCGTGGTGCGCGAGCTGACCGTCCGCAAGTTCCGGGGCAGCGACTACCTGCTCGGCAAGCACAGCTACGAGATTACCGGCGACGGCATCGTCCTCTATCCCCGCCTGGAGACGCTGGTGGGCACGACGCCCCCCGCCAACCCCCGGCCCGGGGTGCGCTGTGCTCTCGGAGTCCCGGGGCTGGACGAGATGCTGTCGGGCGGGCTGCCCGCCGGCTCGACGACCCTCCTGCTGGGCCCTCCCGGCGGCGGGAAGACGCTGCTCGGGCTGAGCTTCCTCGCCGAAGGGGTCCGCCAGGGCGAGCGCGGCCACTACTTCGCCTTCTACGACTCGCCCGAGCGGATGCTGGCCCAGACGGCCGGCGTCGGCATGGAGCTGGAGCCCCTCATCCAGCGCGGGGACCTGGAGGTGAGCTACCGGCCCCCCACGGAGAACATCCTCGACAAGCTGGGCGCGGAGCTGCTGCGGGCCATCCGGGAGCGCGGCGTGCGGAGGCTGTTCCTGGACGGCTACGACGCGCTCCAGAAGGCCGCCATCCGGCGCTCGCGCGTGGCCCGCTTCCTGGCGGCGCTGGTCAACGAGTGCCGCATGCGGGGCGTGACGCTCGTCTACTCGGTGGAGACGCCCGTCGCCTTCGGTCCGGAGGTGAGCTTCCCGCTCAGGGGGGTCTCCATGGTGGCGGAGAACATCCTCTTCCTGCGCCTGGTCGAGCTGCGCTCCCGGCTGCGCCGCTTCGTCTCCATCCTGAAGGTGCGCAACAGCCAGTATGACCATTCCCTGCGTGAGCTGCTCATCACCGAGAAGGGGCTGGCGGTGGGCGAGTCCTTCGCGGACGCCCAGCAGCTGATGACAGGGCTGGCCCGGCTCCCTCCCGCGGAGGCCGGGGACTCCCAGCGCACCGGCGAGCGCCGGAGGGAGTAG
- a CDS encoding RNA polymerase subunit sigma-70: protein MSEERKTGSLAALLREHLPRKQRAELEAVEGLEALLRQHVEAARTAWPTLSLPVETFVRHLARHLPEGKAAEALRNLRGADLYLACACTTGEPSALRAFEQDILRYIPSRLGALSPSLVEDVLQVLRERLLVGSETAPPRLGSYGGRGPLLTWVGISAARLAAELVEKHGREVLVTEPPEAFARMLASGNPEHALLRDDARQFLTEVLRKVVEGLSERERALLRLHYFHGFTMDRLALMYGDSRSGVARKVAQARELLLERVQAELAPRLKQDAIAMESLLGLVRSQLDISLQRMLG, encoded by the coding sequence GCCGTGGAGGGGCTGGAGGCGCTGCTGCGCCAGCACGTCGAGGCGGCCCGGACCGCGTGGCCCACGCTGTCGCTCCCGGTGGAGACCTTCGTGCGTCACCTGGCCCGGCACCTGCCCGAGGGCAAGGCCGCGGAGGCGCTGCGCAACCTCCGGGGTGCCGACCTGTACCTCGCGTGCGCGTGCACCACCGGCGAGCCCTCGGCCCTCCGGGCCTTCGAGCAGGACATCCTCCGCTACATCCCCTCCCGGCTCGGGGCGTTGTCACCGAGCCTGGTGGAGGACGTGCTGCAGGTGCTCCGCGAGCGGCTGCTGGTGGGCAGCGAGACGGCGCCGCCCAGGCTCGGCAGCTACGGGGGCCGCGGGCCGCTGCTGACCTGGGTGGGCATCAGCGCCGCGCGCCTTGCCGCCGAGCTGGTGGAGAAGCACGGGCGCGAGGTTCTCGTCACCGAGCCGCCGGAGGCCTTCGCGCGGATGCTGGCCTCGGGCAACCCGGAGCACGCGCTGCTCCGGGATGACGCGCGCCAGTTCCTCACCGAGGTGCTCCGGAAGGTGGTGGAGGGGCTCTCCGAGCGCGAGCGCGCCCTGCTGCGCCTGCACTACTTCCATGGCTTCACCATGGACCGGCTCGCGCTGATGTACGGCGACTCACGCTCCGGCGTGGCACGCAAGGTCGCCCAGGCCCGCGAGCTGCTGCTCGAGCGCGTCCAGGCGGAGCTGGCCCCCCGGCTGAAGCAGGACGCCATCGCCATGGAGAGCCTCCTGGGGCTCGTGCGCAGCCAGCTGGATATCAGCCTCCAGCGGATGCTGGGCTGA
- a CDS encoding response regulator gives MKPILIVDDEFGIVEALRDLLADEGYRTVVALNGREALERMAEERPAVVLLDYMMPVMDGPALLAAMQQDADLRDIPVVMMSASHESRWRHLPCAAFLPKPFELEQLLAVLQRFVRGATEN, from the coding sequence ATGAAGCCCATCCTCATCGTCGATGATGAGTTTGGCATCGTCGAGGCGTTGCGGGACTTGCTCGCCGACGAGGGCTACCGGACCGTCGTCGCGCTCAATGGCCGCGAGGCCCTCGAGCGGATGGCGGAGGAGCGCCCGGCGGTGGTGCTGCTCGACTACATGATGCCGGTGATGGATGGGCCCGCGCTGCTGGCGGCCATGCAGCAGGACGCCGACCTGCGGGACATCCCCGTGGTGATGATGAGCGCGAGCCACGAGAGCCGCTGGAGGCACCTGCCCTGCGCCGCCTTCCTGCCCAAGCCCTTCGAGCTGGAGCAGCTGCTGGCCGTCCTCCAGCGGTTCGTCCGCGGCGCCACGGAGAACTGA
- a CDS encoding 3-hydroxyacyl-CoA dehydrogenase family protein produces MNPKRLTRIGVVGGGAMGCGIALELAIAGRQVVLYNTRSDSSERARVKLARDAALLVETRLLPSERASAALERIRRTTVLADAVVGQDLVIESIPENLALKQELFRELDRLAAPDTVLASNTTALSVTAIARDCTRPERVLSAHYYLPAHLVPLVDVIPGEKTSPDVVETVRRFLEELGKSPVVFAKDVPGSVGPRLQQALIGEAIRLVQEGVATPEMVDRVLTQGIGRRLGVSGVFDRLDLAGLDLVTAIITGSGRPVPPVLAQKVERGELGLKTGQGFYTWTPEATAAFEERVARHLITQLHEDRAAGHSRIPTPEVGE; encoded by the coding sequence ATGAATCCCAAGCGGCTGACGAGGATTGGCGTGGTGGGTGGTGGAGCCATGGGGTGCGGCATCGCGCTCGAGCTCGCCATCGCCGGCAGGCAGGTGGTGCTCTACAACACGCGCTCCGACAGCAGCGAGCGGGCGCGGGTGAAGCTGGCGCGCGACGCGGCGCTGCTGGTGGAGACGCGGTTGCTCCCCTCGGAGCGGGCCTCCGCCGCGCTCGAGCGCATCCGGCGGACCACCGTGCTCGCCGACGCCGTCGTGGGCCAGGACCTGGTCATCGAGTCCATCCCGGAGAATCTCGCGCTCAAGCAGGAGCTCTTCCGGGAGCTGGACCGGCTCGCGGCCCCGGACACCGTCCTCGCCTCCAACACCACGGCGCTGAGCGTGACGGCCATCGCCCGGGACTGCACCCGGCCCGAGCGCGTCCTCTCCGCGCACTACTACCTGCCCGCGCACCTCGTCCCGCTCGTGGACGTCATCCCCGGGGAGAAGACCTCCCCCGACGTCGTCGAGACGGTCCGCCGCTTCCTCGAGGAGCTCGGCAAGTCGCCCGTGGTGTTCGCGAAGGACGTGCCGGGCTCGGTGGGCCCGCGCCTGCAGCAGGCGCTCATCGGCGAGGCCATCCGGCTGGTCCAGGAGGGCGTGGCCACGCCGGAGATGGTGGACCGCGTCCTCACCCAGGGAATCGGCCGGCGATTGGGCGTGTCCGGGGTCTTCGACCGGCTGGACCTCGCGGGGCTGGACCTCGTCACCGCCATCATCACGGGCTCCGGGCGCCCGGTGCCGCCCGTGCTGGCGCAGAAGGTGGAGCGCGGCGAGCTGGGCCTGAAGACGGGGCAGGGCTTCTACACCTGGACGCCCGAGGCCACCGCCGCCTTCGAGGAGCGCGTCGCCCGCCACCTCATCACCCAGCTCCACGAGGACCGGGCCGCGGGCCACTCGCGCATCCCCACGCCGGAGGTGGGGGAGTGA
- a CDS encoding MPN domain-containing protein yields the protein MKPDAVLLDPEVLSDFLADCIREYTTCTPELPPRSWAVLLGRFVDGAMRVERVRFAANIRETDDHVLQEFDATIIPRFGACYANGRRGFWCEPRELLRITTEAEAEGLEVLGSIHLHPDWHRIGPPHERGLRVSQEPTPMDRHLFRGAGWPLNLILYLERREGRLYHALGAWAPPSEDAPDAGCRPLAIRFGTPEPGDSQGPWHEVARSGRGRNAER from the coding sequence GTGAAGCCGGACGCCGTGCTGCTGGACCCCGAGGTGCTGTCGGACTTCCTCGCGGACTGCATCCGTGAGTACACGACGTGCACTCCGGAGCTGCCGCCCCGCAGCTGGGCCGTCCTGCTGGGGCGCTTCGTCGACGGTGCGATGCGGGTGGAGCGCGTCCGCTTCGCCGCCAACATCCGCGAGACGGATGACCACGTCCTCCAGGAGTTCGACGCCACCATCATCCCCCGCTTCGGCGCCTGCTACGCCAACGGCCGGCGCGGCTTCTGGTGCGAGCCCCGGGAGCTGCTGCGCATCACCACCGAGGCCGAGGCAGAAGGCCTGGAGGTGCTCGGCTCCATCCACCTGCACCCGGACTGGCACCGCATCGGCCCGCCGCACGAGCGCGGCCTCCGGGTGAGCCAGGAGCCCACGCCCATGGACCGGCACCTCTTCCGCGGCGCCGGCTGGCCGCTCAACCTGATTCTCTACCTGGAGCGGCGCGAGGGCCGGCTGTATCACGCGCTCGGCGCCTGGGCCCCGCCCTCCGAGGACGCGCCCGACGCGGGCTGCCGGCCCCTGGCCATCCGCTTCGGCACCCCGGAGCCTGGGGACAGCCAGGGCCCCTGGCACGAAGTCGCGCGCTCCGGCCGGGGGCGCAACGCCGAGCGCTGA
- a CDS encoding DUF6209 family protein, whose protein sequence is MKSPWKSLALVLPLLAACGGTPDPAPEAVQTQQAPLTAPRGTVRFFTGWTHEQRGAIVRGGTLVVDYDLYRMTDCHNSTYAGQQAWDTLAYVRFLPGGQTSSGSVKQATGSTTFVNKPYEVTVPADATHVETWFFTSGRTCQSKYDSNLGQNYRFPVEAQSPAAVAWAGDWGGSFARDCVHRDGLADPIVLDSYVMQRACRWVDADVYVPGVTDAATARPEWVQAQVEFSVDGGPLQYKWLSYQGRVGNNSRWRWDLASEPLAYTPWSQYTFAFRYSTDGVSWYRIALGAGPSGGAARTVQRAF, encoded by the coding sequence ATGAAGTCTCCCTGGAAGTCCCTGGCCCTCGTGCTGCCGCTGCTCGCGGCGTGCGGCGGCACGCCCGACCCGGCCCCCGAGGCCGTACAGACGCAGCAGGCTCCCCTCACCGCGCCCAGGGGCACGGTGCGCTTCTTCACCGGCTGGACGCACGAGCAGCGCGGCGCCATCGTCCGCGGCGGCACGCTGGTGGTCGACTACGACCTGTACCGGATGACCGACTGTCACAACAGCACCTACGCCGGCCAGCAGGCGTGGGACACCCTGGCGTACGTGCGCTTCCTGCCCGGCGGGCAGACCTCCTCCGGCAGCGTGAAGCAGGCCACCGGCAGCACCACCTTCGTGAACAAGCCCTACGAGGTGACGGTGCCGGCGGACGCCACCCACGTGGAGACGTGGTTCTTCACCTCCGGCCGCACGTGCCAGAGCAAGTACGACAGCAACCTGGGCCAGAACTACCGCTTCCCCGTGGAGGCGCAGTCCCCCGCGGCCGTGGCCTGGGCCGGTGACTGGGGCGGCAGCTTCGCGCGCGACTGCGTGCACCGCGACGGGCTGGCGGACCCCATCGTCCTCGACAGCTACGTCATGCAGCGCGCCTGCAGGTGGGTGGACGCGGACGTGTACGTGCCGGGCGTGACGGACGCCGCCACCGCGCGGCCGGAGTGGGTCCAGGCCCAGGTGGAGTTCAGCGTGGACGGCGGCCCCCTCCAGTACAAGTGGCTGAGCTACCAGGGCCGCGTGGGCAACAACTCCCGCTGGCGCTGGGACCTGGCCTCCGAGCCGCTCGCGTACACGCCGTGGTCCCAGTACACGTTCGCTTTCCGATACTCGACGGACGGCGTCAGCTGGTATCGCATCGCGCTCGGCGCTGGCCCCTCGGGAGGCGCCGCGCGCACCGTGCAGCGCGCCTTCTAG